Proteins encoded by one window of Panicum virgatum strain AP13 chromosome 7N, P.virgatum_v5, whole genome shotgun sequence:
- the LOC120682233 gene encoding transcription factor E2FA-like isoform X2, with protein MKIRWGNSPRLAVKKMSGGARAAAAQQIVQSLQRCAALPPAGPPFADALGDYHRFPRPSSAAAAAAAAPLAGGHGGFEEGIVVGTPLKRKAPYGESNTAESLELVMTSPGFIGGVGSPLRAPVSGKSARTYKSKAKCSKPVPQTPISNAAPPGNPPTPAGPCRYDSSLALLTRKFINLLKQAQDGILDLNSTADKLDVQKRRIYDITNVLEGIGLIEKKLKNIICWKGLGESGTNLDNDLSILKNEVENLNLQEQALDEHISKMHKELKALTEDESRQRWLFLTEDDIKGLPCFQNQTLIAIKAPHGSSVEVPNPDVMTGESFQRRYRIIIRSTTGPIDLYLVSNFEMKSEEKLDDTATLASQTHLAKRASSVKGPRTKRAGRSRSKEVEVNAQQIHKTPDLNAPHPSEGVLRKIDASDVNTDADYWLLTDADVSITDMWRTAPEMQLDQIDPNDFLSEEVSTPGPGTLDQQPAAIGEPTAGGPNHG; from the exons ATGAAAATCAGGTGGGGAAACTCCCCCCGTTTGGCTGTCAAAAAAATGTCGGGGGGCgcccgggcggcggccgcgcagcAGATCGTGCAGTCGCTGCAGCGGTGCGCGGCTCTCCCGCCGGCGGGCCCGCCCTTCGCGGACGCGCTCGGCGACTACCACCGCTTCCCCCGGCCGTcgtcggctgcggctgcggctgcggcagcgCCCCTGGCTGGCGGCCACGGGGGCTTCGAGGAGGGGATCGTCGTCGGGACACCG CTAAAAAGAAAAGCACCCTATGGAGAAAGTAATACTGCTGAGTCACTCGAATTGGTTATGACCAGTCCTGGCTTCATTGGAGGAGTTGGCAGTCCACTTAGGGCCCCAGTATCTGGAAAATCTGCAAGGACATACAAGTCAAAGGCTAAATGCAGCAAACCTGTACCTCAGACACCTATATCAAATGCTG CTCCACCTGGCAATCCACCTACTCCGGCTGGTCCTTGCCGCTATGACAGTTCATTAG CACTATTGACCAGAAAGTTCATCAATCTGCTCAAGCAGGCTCAAGATGGAATTCTAGATTTGAACAGCACTGCAGATAAGTTAGAT GTTCAAAAAAGGCGCATTTATGACATTACAAATGTCCTCGAGGGAATTGGTTTGATAGAAAAGAAGTTGAAGAACATAATCTGTTGGAA GGGTTTGGGTGAATCAGGAACTAATTTGGATAATGATCTTTCAATTCTGAAG AATGAAGTTGAAAATCTTAATCTCCAGGAGCAAGCATTAGATGAACATATAAG TAAAATGCACAAGGAACTGAAGGCGTTAACTGAAGATGAAAGCAGGCAGAG GTGGCTATTTCTTACCGAAGATGACATCAAGGGATTGCCCTGCTTTCAG AACCAAACACTAATTGCAATAAAAGCACCTCATGGGTCTTCTGTGGAAGTACCCAATCCTGATGTG ATGACTGGTGAGAGCTTTCAAAGGAGATATAGAATAATTATACGGAGTACAACGGGCCCAATTGATCTCTACTTGGTTAG TAACTTTGAGATGAAATCGGAGGAAAAGCTGGATGACACTGCAACACTGGCAAGTCAGACACATTTGGCAAAACGTGCCTCCTCTGTGAAAGGCCCCAGAACAAAAAGAGCTGGACGAAGCCGTAGCAAGGAGGTTGAGGTTAATGCTCAGCAGATCCATAAAACTCCAGATCTAAATGCTCCACATCCTTCTGAAGGAGTGTTGAGGAAGATTGATGCTTCAGATGTTAAT ACTGATGCCGACTACTGGCTGCTTACAGATGCTGATGTTAGCATAACTGATATGTGGAGAACAGCAC CAGAAATGCAGTTGGACCAGATAGACCCCAACGATTTCTTATCTGAAGAGGTGAGCACCCCAGGCCCAGGGACACTCGACCAGCAGCCAGCTGCAATTGGTGAACCTACAGCTGGGGGCCCTAACCATGGGTAA
- the LOC120682233 gene encoding transcription factor E2FA-like isoform X1, giving the protein MKIRWGNSPRLAVKKMSGGARAAAAQQIVQSLQRCAALPPAGPPFADALGDYHRFPRPSSAAAAAAAAPLAGGHGGFEEGIVVGTPLKRKAPYGESNTAESLELVMTSPGFIGGVGSPLRAPVSGKSARTYKSKAKCSKPVPQTPISNAAPPGNPPTPAGPCRYDSSLALLTRKFINLLKQAQDGILDLNSTADKLDVQKRRIYDITNVLEGIGLIEKKLKNIICWKGLGESGTNLDNDLSILKNEVENLNLQEQALDEHISKMHKELKALTEDESRQRWLFLTEDDIKGLPCFQNQTLIAIKAPHGSSVEVPNPDVMTGESFQRRYRIIIRSTTGPIDLYLVSNFEMKSEEKLDDTATLASQTHLAKRASSVKGPRTKRAGRSRSKEVEVNAQQIHKTPDLNAPHPSEGVLRKIDASDVNTDADYWLLTDADVSITDMWRTAPAEMQLDQIDPNDFLSEEVSTPGPGTLDQQPAAIGEPTAGGPNHG; this is encoded by the exons ATGAAAATCAGGTGGGGAAACTCCCCCCGTTTGGCTGTCAAAAAAATGTCGGGGGGCgcccgggcggcggccgcgcagcAGATCGTGCAGTCGCTGCAGCGGTGCGCGGCTCTCCCGCCGGCGGGCCCGCCCTTCGCGGACGCGCTCGGCGACTACCACCGCTTCCCCCGGCCGTcgtcggctgcggctgcggctgcggcagcgCCCCTGGCTGGCGGCCACGGGGGCTTCGAGGAGGGGATCGTCGTCGGGACACCG CTAAAAAGAAAAGCACCCTATGGAGAAAGTAATACTGCTGAGTCACTCGAATTGGTTATGACCAGTCCTGGCTTCATTGGAGGAGTTGGCAGTCCACTTAGGGCCCCAGTATCTGGAAAATCTGCAAGGACATACAAGTCAAAGGCTAAATGCAGCAAACCTGTACCTCAGACACCTATATCAAATGCTG CTCCACCTGGCAATCCACCTACTCCGGCTGGTCCTTGCCGCTATGACAGTTCATTAG CACTATTGACCAGAAAGTTCATCAATCTGCTCAAGCAGGCTCAAGATGGAATTCTAGATTTGAACAGCACTGCAGATAAGTTAGAT GTTCAAAAAAGGCGCATTTATGACATTACAAATGTCCTCGAGGGAATTGGTTTGATAGAAAAGAAGTTGAAGAACATAATCTGTTGGAA GGGTTTGGGTGAATCAGGAACTAATTTGGATAATGATCTTTCAATTCTGAAG AATGAAGTTGAAAATCTTAATCTCCAGGAGCAAGCATTAGATGAACATATAAG TAAAATGCACAAGGAACTGAAGGCGTTAACTGAAGATGAAAGCAGGCAGAG GTGGCTATTTCTTACCGAAGATGACATCAAGGGATTGCCCTGCTTTCAG AACCAAACACTAATTGCAATAAAAGCACCTCATGGGTCTTCTGTGGAAGTACCCAATCCTGATGTG ATGACTGGTGAGAGCTTTCAAAGGAGATATAGAATAATTATACGGAGTACAACGGGCCCAATTGATCTCTACTTGGTTAG TAACTTTGAGATGAAATCGGAGGAAAAGCTGGATGACACTGCAACACTGGCAAGTCAGACACATTTGGCAAAACGTGCCTCCTCTGTGAAAGGCCCCAGAACAAAAAGAGCTGGACGAAGCCGTAGCAAGGAGGTTGAGGTTAATGCTCAGCAGATCCATAAAACTCCAGATCTAAATGCTCCACATCCTTCTGAAGGAGTGTTGAGGAAGATTGATGCTTCAGATGTTAAT ACTGATGCCGACTACTGGCTGCTTACAGATGCTGATGTTAGCATAACTGATATGTGGAGAACAGCAC CAGCAGAAATGCAGTTGGACCAGATAGACCCCAACGATTTCTTATCTGAAGAGGTGAGCACCCCAGGCCCAGGGACACTCGACCAGCAGCCAGCTGCAATTGGTGAACCTACAGCTGGGGGCCCTAACCATGGGTAA
- the LOC120682234 gene encoding uncharacterized protein LOC120682234 — MAATALPLPSPSAGALTARQRRHHRSPQPQLQLQRGSLLACRALRPPLPRRRLAVSAVQETKEGEAKTAEEITEKYGLEFGLWKVFSSKEEEGGEGKKKKSRTDQAKELLAKYGGAYLATSISLSLVSFALCYLLISAGVDVQDLLAKVGIATGETGGKVGTFALAYAAHKAASPIRFPPTVALTPVVASWIGKIRKGGGD; from the exons ATGGCGGCAACGGCCCTGCCCCTCCCCAGCCCCTCGGCGGGGGCGCTCACGGCcaggcagcgccgccaccaccggtcgccgcagccgcagctccagctccagcgcgGCTCCCTCCTCGCCTGCCGGGCCCTCCGGCCGCCCCTGCCGCGCCGGCGGCTCGCGGTCTCCGCCGTGCAAGAGACGAAGGAGGGCGAGGCCAAGACGGCCGAGGAGATCACCGAGAAGTACGGGCTCGAGTTCGGCCTCTGGAAA GTGTTCAGctccaaggaggaggagggaggcgaggggaagaagaagaagtcgcGGACGGAccaggccaaggagctcctggctAAGTACGGCGGCGCGTACCTGGCCACCTCCATCTCGCTCTCGCTCGTCTCCTTCGCCCTCTGCTACCTCCTCATAAGCGCCGGCGTCGACGTGCAGGACCTGCTCGCCAAG GTCGGCATCGCGACGGGCGAGACCGGAGGGAAGGTGGGGACCTTCGCGCTGGCCTACGCCGCGCACAAGGCCGCGTCGCCGATCAGGTTCCCGCCCACGGTGGCCCTGACGCCGGTGGTCGCCAGCTGGATTGGCAAGAtcaggaagggcggcggcgactga
- the LOC120682233 gene encoding transcription factor E2FA-like isoform X4 translates to MKIRWGNSPRLAVKKMSGGARAAAAQQIVQSLQRCAALPPAGPPFADALGDYHRFPRPSSAAAAAAAAPLAGGHGGFEEGIVVGTPLKRKAPYGESNTAESLELVMTSPGFIGGVGSPLRAPVSGKSARTYKSKAKCSKPVPQTPISNAAPPGNPPTPAGPCRYDSSLALLTRKFINLLKQAQDGILDLNSTADKLDVQKRRIYDITNVLEGIGLIEKKLKNIICWKGLGESGTNLDNDLSILKNEVENLNLQEQALDEHISKMHKELKALTEDESRQRWLFLTEDDIKGLPCFQNQTLIAIKAPHGSSVEVPNPDVMTGESFQRRYRIIIRSTTGPIDLYLVSNFEMKSEEKLDDTATLASQTHLAKRASSVKGPRTKRAGRSRSKEVEVNAQQIHKTPDLNAPHPSEGVLRKIDASDVNTDADYWLLTDADVSITDMWRTARIPFGMFHEKCSWTR, encoded by the exons ATGAAAATCAGGTGGGGAAACTCCCCCCGTTTGGCTGTCAAAAAAATGTCGGGGGGCgcccgggcggcggccgcgcagcAGATCGTGCAGTCGCTGCAGCGGTGCGCGGCTCTCCCGCCGGCGGGCCCGCCCTTCGCGGACGCGCTCGGCGACTACCACCGCTTCCCCCGGCCGTcgtcggctgcggctgcggctgcggcagcgCCCCTGGCTGGCGGCCACGGGGGCTTCGAGGAGGGGATCGTCGTCGGGACACCG CTAAAAAGAAAAGCACCCTATGGAGAAAGTAATACTGCTGAGTCACTCGAATTGGTTATGACCAGTCCTGGCTTCATTGGAGGAGTTGGCAGTCCACTTAGGGCCCCAGTATCTGGAAAATCTGCAAGGACATACAAGTCAAAGGCTAAATGCAGCAAACCTGTACCTCAGACACCTATATCAAATGCTG CTCCACCTGGCAATCCACCTACTCCGGCTGGTCCTTGCCGCTATGACAGTTCATTAG CACTATTGACCAGAAAGTTCATCAATCTGCTCAAGCAGGCTCAAGATGGAATTCTAGATTTGAACAGCACTGCAGATAAGTTAGAT GTTCAAAAAAGGCGCATTTATGACATTACAAATGTCCTCGAGGGAATTGGTTTGATAGAAAAGAAGTTGAAGAACATAATCTGTTGGAA GGGTTTGGGTGAATCAGGAACTAATTTGGATAATGATCTTTCAATTCTGAAG AATGAAGTTGAAAATCTTAATCTCCAGGAGCAAGCATTAGATGAACATATAAG TAAAATGCACAAGGAACTGAAGGCGTTAACTGAAGATGAAAGCAGGCAGAG GTGGCTATTTCTTACCGAAGATGACATCAAGGGATTGCCCTGCTTTCAG AACCAAACACTAATTGCAATAAAAGCACCTCATGGGTCTTCTGTGGAAGTACCCAATCCTGATGTG ATGACTGGTGAGAGCTTTCAAAGGAGATATAGAATAATTATACGGAGTACAACGGGCCCAATTGATCTCTACTTGGTTAG TAACTTTGAGATGAAATCGGAGGAAAAGCTGGATGACACTGCAACACTGGCAAGTCAGACACATTTGGCAAAACGTGCCTCCTCTGTGAAAGGCCCCAGAACAAAAAGAGCTGGACGAAGCCGTAGCAAGGAGGTTGAGGTTAATGCTCAGCAGATCCATAAAACTCCAGATCTAAATGCTCCACATCCTTCTGAAGGAGTGTTGAGGAAGATTGATGCTTCAGATGTTAAT ACTGATGCCGACTACTGGCTGCTTACAGATGCTGATGTTAGCATAACTGATATGTGGAGAACAGCACGTATCCCTTTTGGAATGTTTCATGAG AAATGCAGTTGGACCAGATAG
- the LOC120683594 gene encoding non-specific lipid-transfer protein 4-like yields MRGLLVLALLLAAAACLAEGAGECGATPPDRMALRLAPCASAAQNPNAAPSSGCCSAVRAIGKQSPQCLCAVMLSNTAKSSGIKPEVAITIPKRCNLADRPVGYKCGAYTLP; encoded by the exons ATGAGGGGTCTGCTTGTGCTGGcgctcctgctcgccgccgcggcgtgccTCGCCGAGGGCGCGGGCGAGTGCGGGGCGACGCCGCCGGACAGGATGGCGCTGAGGCTGGCGCCGtgcgcgtcggcggcgcagAACCCGAACGCGGCGCCGTCGAGCGGGTGCTGCAGCGCGGTGCGCGCCATCGGGAAGCAGAGCCCCCAGTGCCTCTGCGCCGTCATGCTGTCCAACACCGCCAAGAGCTCCGGGATCAAGCCCGAGGTCGCCATCACCATCCCCAAGCGATGCAACCTCGCCGACCGCCCCGTCGGCTACAAGTGCGGAG CTTACACTCTGCCATGA
- the LOC120682233 gene encoding transcription factor E2FA-like isoform X3 translates to MKIRWGNSPRLAVKKMSGGARAAAAQQIVQSLQRCAALPPAGPPFADALGDYHRFPRPSSAAAAAAAAPLAGGHGGFEEGIVVGTPLKRKAPYGESNTAESLELVMTSPGFIGGVGSPLRAPVSGKSARTYKSKAKCSKPVPQTPISNAAPPGNPPTPAGPCRYDSSLALLTRKFINLLKQAQDGILDLNSTADKLDVQKRRIYDITNVLEGIGLIEKKLKNIICWKGLGESGTNLDNDLSILKNEVENLNLQEQALDEHISKMHKELKALTEDESRQRWLFLTEDDIKGLPCFQNQTLIAIKAPHGSSVEVPNPDVMTGESFQRRYRIIIRSTTGPIDLYLVSNFEMKSEEKLDDTATLASQTHLAKRASSVKGPRTKRAGRSRSKEVEVNAQQIHKTPDLNAPHPSEGVLRKIDASDVNTDADYWLLTDADVSITDMWRTAQMQLDQIDPNDFLSEEVSTPGPGTLDQQPAAIGEPTAGGPNHG, encoded by the exons ATGAAAATCAGGTGGGGAAACTCCCCCCGTTTGGCTGTCAAAAAAATGTCGGGGGGCgcccgggcggcggccgcgcagcAGATCGTGCAGTCGCTGCAGCGGTGCGCGGCTCTCCCGCCGGCGGGCCCGCCCTTCGCGGACGCGCTCGGCGACTACCACCGCTTCCCCCGGCCGTcgtcggctgcggctgcggctgcggcagcgCCCCTGGCTGGCGGCCACGGGGGCTTCGAGGAGGGGATCGTCGTCGGGACACCG CTAAAAAGAAAAGCACCCTATGGAGAAAGTAATACTGCTGAGTCACTCGAATTGGTTATGACCAGTCCTGGCTTCATTGGAGGAGTTGGCAGTCCACTTAGGGCCCCAGTATCTGGAAAATCTGCAAGGACATACAAGTCAAAGGCTAAATGCAGCAAACCTGTACCTCAGACACCTATATCAAATGCTG CTCCACCTGGCAATCCACCTACTCCGGCTGGTCCTTGCCGCTATGACAGTTCATTAG CACTATTGACCAGAAAGTTCATCAATCTGCTCAAGCAGGCTCAAGATGGAATTCTAGATTTGAACAGCACTGCAGATAAGTTAGAT GTTCAAAAAAGGCGCATTTATGACATTACAAATGTCCTCGAGGGAATTGGTTTGATAGAAAAGAAGTTGAAGAACATAATCTGTTGGAA GGGTTTGGGTGAATCAGGAACTAATTTGGATAATGATCTTTCAATTCTGAAG AATGAAGTTGAAAATCTTAATCTCCAGGAGCAAGCATTAGATGAACATATAAG TAAAATGCACAAGGAACTGAAGGCGTTAACTGAAGATGAAAGCAGGCAGAG GTGGCTATTTCTTACCGAAGATGACATCAAGGGATTGCCCTGCTTTCAG AACCAAACACTAATTGCAATAAAAGCACCTCATGGGTCTTCTGTGGAAGTACCCAATCCTGATGTG ATGACTGGTGAGAGCTTTCAAAGGAGATATAGAATAATTATACGGAGTACAACGGGCCCAATTGATCTCTACTTGGTTAG TAACTTTGAGATGAAATCGGAGGAAAAGCTGGATGACACTGCAACACTGGCAAGTCAGACACATTTGGCAAAACGTGCCTCCTCTGTGAAAGGCCCCAGAACAAAAAGAGCTGGACGAAGCCGTAGCAAGGAGGTTGAGGTTAATGCTCAGCAGATCCATAAAACTCCAGATCTAAATGCTCCACATCCTTCTGAAGGAGTGTTGAGGAAGATTGATGCTTCAGATGTTAAT ACTGATGCCGACTACTGGCTGCTTACAGATGCTGATGTTAGCATAACTGATATGTGGAGAACAGCAC AAATGCAGTTGGACCAGATAGACCCCAACGATTTCTTATCTGAAGAGGTGAGCACCCCAGGCCCAGGGACACTCGACCAGCAGCCAGCTGCAATTGGTGAACCTACAGCTGGGGGCCCTAACCATGGGTAA